The genomic window GACCGAGGGATACCAGCTTGACCCATCCTCTCTCTGGGTAACGGTTTTCCATGAGGATGATGAGGCAGCGGCCCTCTGGAAAAAGATGATTCCCTCTGACCGGATCATCCGCCTGGGTGAGAAAGATAATTTTTGGCAGATGGGCGATGTCGGGCCATGCGGTCCCTGTTCCGAGGTGATGTTTGATCAAGGGGCTGCCGTCCATCCGGATTGTCCCGGCATTGGTCAATGTGATTGCGACCGCTACCTTGAAATTTGGAATCTTGTTTTTATGCAGTATAGTCGGGGGTCTGATGGGAAGCTTATTTCCCTCCCGAAACCGAGTATAGACACGGGTATGGGGCTCGAAAGGCTCACGGCGGTCAGTCAAGGCGTTCTGAGTAATTACGATACCGATCTTTTTAAACCGCTTTTTTCTGCGATTGCGAAAAGTGCAAATTGCCCGGAAGATGAAATAAGGGATTCGATGTCGGGACGGGTGATTGCCGATCATCTTCGCGCGATTACTTTTCTTACAAGTGATGGTGTGGTGCCGTCGAATGAGGGAAGGGGCTATGTCCTTCGGCGGATTCTTCGTCGGGCGGCCCGTTTTGGGAAGAAGCTTGGATTCCATGATCCCTTTCTTTTTACACTGACTGGGGATGTCATCACCTTGATGCAGGAGGCCTATCCGGAACTGGTCCAAAATCGTAGACGGATCAATCGTATTGTCCTGGGCGAGGAAGAGCGATTCATCCACACCCTGAATCAGGGCGTCCAGTTGATCGAAGAACTCATTCAGCGCTTGAAACTTAAAGGGGCCACGGTCCTCCCGGGGGAGGAACTGTTCAGGTTATACGACACTTATGGTTTCCCTCTTGATATTGCCGAAGAGATTGCTGAGGAGGCGGAAATGGCTCTCGATAGAGGCGGTTTCCATAAGGCGATGGAGAGTCAGAAAGAGCGGGCCAGGCGCTCCTGGGTTGGAGATGGAGGACCGCGTGGAGTGGAGAAGAAGAATCCGCTTTACCGGCAGGTTCTGGAAGAGAGTGGAGAGACACGTTTTACAGGCTACGACCATCTTGAAGAGGTGGTTACCCTCCTGGCCATTTTCAAAGATGGAGAGTTGGTTCATTCGGCACACGGAGGAGAGACCGTTGAGCTGATGTTTAACCCGTCTCCATTTTATGCCGAGTCAGGGGGCCAAGTGGGGGACCGGGGGACGCTTGCGTCCTCATCTGCTTTAGTGGAGATTACTCAGACAAAGAAGCCCCTCCCAGATCTCTTCCTCCATCGCGGAAAAGTAGTCCAGGGGGAGATCACGGTCGGGGGTAGGTATGATGCAATCGTTGATCAGGATGCTCGCCGGAATACCGCACGAAACCATACCGGGACGCATCTTCTCCATGCAGTCTTGAGGGAGGTTCTCGGAGATCATGTCAAACAGGCGGGTTCTCTTGTTACACCGGATCGTCTTCGCTTCGATTTCCAACATTTCTCTTCCTTGACGGGCCGGGAAATCGACCGAATTGAGGAGGGGGTAAACGAACGTATTCGGGAGGCGGTGCTTGTTCAGACCCGTATATTGAAGCTCAAAGAGGCCATTGCAACAGGGGCGATGGC from Candidatus Manganitrophaceae bacterium includes these protein-coding regions:
- the alaS gene encoding alanine--tRNA ligase → MNAAEVRSKFIRYFSSHGHKQVSSSPLVPSNDPTLLFTNAGMVQFKSTFLGEERRPYSRAVSSQKCMRAGGKHNDLENVGQTARHHTFFEMLGNFSFGDYFKEDAIAYAWELLTEGYQLDPSSLWVTVFHEDDEAAALWKKMIPSDRIIRLGEKDNFWQMGDVGPCGPCSEVMFDQGAAVHPDCPGIGQCDCDRYLEIWNLVFMQYSRGSDGKLISLPKPSIDTGMGLERLTAVSQGVLSNYDTDLFKPLFSAIAKSANCPEDEIRDSMSGRVIADHLRAITFLTSDGVVPSNEGRGYVLRRILRRAARFGKKLGFHDPFLFTLTGDVITLMQEAYPELVQNRRRINRIVLGEEERFIHTLNQGVQLIEELIQRLKLKGATVLPGEELFRLYDTYGFPLDIAEEIAEEAEMALDRGGFHKAMESQKERARRSWVGDGGPRGVEKKNPLYRQVLEESGETRFTGYDHLEEVVTLLAIFKDGELVHSAHGGETVELMFNPSPFYAESGGQVGDRGTLASSSALVEITQTKKPLPDLFLHRGKVVQGEITVGGRYDAIVDQDARRNTARNHTGTHLLHAVLREVLGDHVKQAGSLVTPDRLRFDFQHFSSLTGREIDRIEEGVNERIREAVLVQTRILKLKEAIATGAMALFDEKYGDQVRVVEVADFSRELCGGTHCRDTGEIGFFKVIRESSVAAGVRRIDALTGPEAYRWVKDQELTLQKIATIFRSRPEEVLEKAERLLGQLEEKDREIERLRSQRKKHSPDPLSKVRKIGSLSVLSEKIPPANIKEVRAHADHLRDLLKSGLVIVGALAPNADKVTLVVMVTSDWTDRFSAASIVKEIAGVIGGTGGGKREMAQAGGKNVKKLDLALERAIEIIKKMAG